DNA from Peromyscus leucopus breed LL Stock chromosome 3, UCI_PerLeu_2.1, whole genome shotgun sequence:
GGCTTCCAGGCTCTTCTTAATCCAGGGTTGTTTTGAATCAATAAAACTGAATGGCCAGCTGGGTAGGAGGGCAGGATGATTCTAAGCAAAATACTCCAGAAGAAACTGTTTTGACTATGTTGGACATGTACACAAACAGAGCAGCTGCATTTGAGATATAGAGTAAGAGAAAGCAGCTGGTTTCTTTGATGGCCCGCATGTGAGACTCTGTGCCGAGGTCTCTGGAGCCGGTGACGCTGTTTCTCATGTGCAGGGTGTGTTTCCTGAGAGAGAAAATCAGCAGAGTGGCTGCTGCAATGTCCATGATCAGAGGAGGGAGGATtcccaaactgaataaaaaagcAACACTGACCACATTGATCTCAACGCGGTACCATTTTAGTGTCAAGTTGGATATGTTGAAACTTACAGAATTGTTGTTATACACAATGTAGGTGTCCTTGCAGAAGAACATGCTGGAGCTGAATGAAATAAACACCGAGAGCCACAGAAGCCAGGGCATTAATTCAGAAATTCTCCATTTTAGCTTGAGGAATAGGGGGTAAGAAAAATTGGCAATCTTCACAAAGTGGAAGAAACTAAGCAAAGCAGCGAACCAGAGGccacaataatt
Protein-coding regions in this window:
- the LOC114697999 gene encoding LOW QUALITY PROTEIN: taste receptor type 2 member 39-like (The sequence of the model RefSeq protein was modified relative to this genomic sequence to represent the inferred CDS: inserted 1 base in 1 codon), with amino-acid sequence MAQPSNYWEHYVPPFAILILTVIATECIIGIIANGIIMAVNMVSWVQKKAISINTRILLLLSISRIGFQSIILVETTFSTFKGFFYNTVSCIIFRVSFVFFNYCGLWFAALLSFFHFVKIANFSYPLFLKLKWRISELMPWLLWLSVFISFSSSMFFCKDTYIVYNNNSVSFNISNLTLKWYRVEINVVSVAFLFSLGILPPLIMDIAAATLLIFSLRKHTLHMRNSVTGSRDLGTESHMRAIKETSCFLLLYISNAAALFVYMSNIVKXSFFWSILLRIILPSYPAGHSVLLIQNNPGLRRAWKPLQSQMHLYLQSRF